A stretch of DNA from Dehalobacterium formicoaceticum:
TTTTTAAAATCCTTCATTAAGTCCGGCCCATGAACTTTTGTGTAACCAGGATAATTAACCAATTCTTGAGTCGTATTTACCAAGCCGCCAACAGCACCTTTATTAATAACTAAGGTTTTAAGCTTTGCCCTGCCCCCATAAATGGCAGCTGAAAGACCGGCAGGGCCACCACCAATAATAATTAAATCATAGTTGTTTTCCAATTATCTTCTGTCCTTTCTTATCCCTAAAATTTCGGATAATAATGCAAGTTAGTTGTCCAATACCTCGGCAATCTTTTCTTCTATCTGGTCATCCTCTACACTGCCAGCCATTTTCCCCTGATATTCTCCCTCATTAAAGAATAAAATCTGTGGTACTCCTTTAAGAGAAAATTGCTGGAAGAGAGATTTTTGCTCTTCAACATCAACATAATAGAAACCAAATTTACCTTCATATTGATCTACCAGGTCCTCTAAGACATCTGTGACCTCTTGGCAAACATGACAAGATTTGCGTGAGAAAATTACTAAACATGCTTCACCTTTATTATAGATAATTTCCTCAAAGCTACTTACTTCCAGTTGTTTCAAAGACATTTTCCCCACTCCTCTATTTTAAATATATTCTTCAACAGCATGATAACCCAGTGAAAGCACCATTTCAATAAGATATACTTATTATAAATATACTAGCTTTTAGGTTAAAATTCAGTAGCCTAAGTTACATTTTCCTGAGATATTTTTGAGATATATTTCATACAAAAATGACCCTAAAACAAGATATCGGAGAGTATTCTCATCCCCTCCAGTAAAATATTTTATTCAGTTGCGATATCCAGCAATTTTTGCGGTTCCTTAATCATAATCTTCTCATATTTATAATCAAGAATACCAAGGTTTTTTAATCGATTCAAATTTTTCGTTATTGTAACCCGATGAGCACCTAGCATATTTGCGATCTGCTCATGAGTCAGGTTAATTGTGATACTTTTGTTTTGGGGATTCTCTTTTTTCTCATAACAACAGATGCTGTAAAGAACTCTTGCTAAACTGCGCAAAATGTTGCTTACGGACATATCATAAATTTGATATGCCATCATTCTTGACAAAATAGATTGGGATTTAGCAATAAACAATGTAATTTCAAAATCTTCCTTCATCACTTCCAAAATTCTTTCCCGGGTAAAAAAATACAATTCACAATCCTCTATGGCAATCGCTTCATATATGCCGGGTTGGTGATGAAAAACAAATTGTTCGCCAAATATTGTTTTTTCTGCTTTGATACTTATTGTTTTCAACATACCATCTTTACTTAGTAAACCGCCTTTTACTTTGCCTTTGTTAAGAAAATACAGACCGGCGGGATTGTCACTGACTGCTATAATATATTCACCGCTTTTTCTCAATATCTTCGTGCCCAAATGCAGATACTTGTCCCATATCTGGGAAGACATTCCTTCACTCTCTTGGGTAGTTTCTCCAAAATAATGGGACTGGGTAATATATTCAATTAATTCTTTTGATGTATCTTTTATAAACCATCACCACGCTAACTTAGTTTATATTAGAAACTATTGTAATTATTATAAACCACTTCTTCTTTTTGTCACGCAGGTTGATCGCATTTTTTGATTGTTTTTTACCTGATAAGTTTTTAATTTGCGAGAATGTAATTTATATTACATTCTTATTTAGACTTGTATAATACAATCATTATTAAAATAATAATATCATATTCGAAATTATTTTAAAAGGAGTGACCATTTTGAGTAATTATTTGGAAACTGAACAACATTTAATTACCGTACAATTCGAAGCTGAAGAAAAATTCTTAGCTGAACTAAGATCAGGAAACTATACCTTAGAAAATCCTCTGGTGGTGGAGAATCCCTATATCATTAATCCCCTGGCAGCAGTCATATGTTTTAACACAAACGAAGAAACGGCAATAGAAATCACCGTAAAAGGAAAAGCAGAACCAGGCGATTTAACCCATACCTTCGATGCCGCCAAGGAGCATATCCTACCCATTTATGGATTATATGACGATTATGAAAATACGGTTATTTTAAAAGACGGCAGGGGAAAAACATCAGAGGTGAAAATCTCTATCCCCGAATTAAATGTTAATAAAGCCCAATATTGCAAGACAACATCGGAGTATTTTGGAAAAGATATCATGGCTATTTCCACCACAACACCTTTAATCGAATCGGCAAAAACAGTAGGTTTTGACTATGCTGGTGATTTAAGATGGTGTATAACTAATAAACAAAGCTGGGATATTAAGAAAATTTCCAATGGCAGACTGTTAGTTACATCTTACAGAACGATCCAAAAGCCATACTACACCGTAGGTATTATGGAAATTGACTTTAGCGGCAAAATCTATAAAGAATACAGAATGCCCGGGGGTTATCACCATGATGTCATCGAGTTAGAAAACGGAAACTTGCTGGCCGCTTCTGATAATGACTTTAATGAATCAGTGGAAGATTTCGTGGTGGAGATCGATAGAAAAACGGGCGTAATCGTTAAATCATGGGATTTGATGGACATCTTGCCCAGAGACGGCGGCAAAGCCGGCGACTGGAATCACCATGACTGGTTCCACAACAACTCTGTTTGGTATGACAAACCGACCAATTCCATCACTATGTCCGGCAGACATAAGGATGCCGTAATTAATTTTAATTATGATTCCGGTGCACTGAACTGGATCATTGGTGACCCGGAAGGCTGGGGCGAAGAATGGCAAAAATATTTCTTTAAAAATGTTACCAAAGGCGATTTTGACTGGCAATATGAACAGCATGCAGCGATGATTTTACCTAACGGGAATGTATTCATCTTTGATAACGGTACCTACCGGTCAAAAAATGAAGCCACCAGAGTAGATCCCCAAGATAATTTCTCCCGAGGTGTCATCTACCGCATTGATACAGATAAAATGGAAATCGAGCAGGTTTGGCAGTACGGCAAGGAAAGAGGTGCGGAATTTTACTCCCCCTATATTTGCAACGTTGATTATTACGGGGAAGACCATTATATGGTTCACTCCGGCGGCATCGCCACCTACAGGGGGAAACATACTGACGGTCTGGGCGCTATGCTCTTAAACAAATATAAGGATGAGCATATTCATTTAACCCTGGAGTCCATCACCGTAGAAGTGCAAAATGATGAAGTAAAATACGAGTTAAACGTGCAGGGCGGTAACTATTACCGGGCGCGAAGACTTACTTTCTATGACGAAACCATCAATTTTGCTTTGGGTAAAGGGGAAATGTTAGGCGGGTTCGGTGTAACCCCTGAGTTTGGCATGAAGATCAAATTTAAAGATGCCGATGCTGAGCTTCCGGAAAAACATAACTTATCATTGACATTGGAAGAAGATAGATTGGCGCTCAGGGCACGTTTTAGAGAAGGCTCAGATGTATTCCTGGAATTGAAAGGCAGGGATGGGTCCAAATTCTATTCCATACCCACAGTGGTTCATGATGTGACCGCCGCTTGTGTATCCTTTGAGGAACAGAGCGATAACGATTTCCAATTCTACGTCAGCAACGAGGGATTTAGCGGAGAATTTGACATCTATTTAAATATTGATAATCTAAGATATGATGTAAACAAGGGCGTAAAATTTTAAAAATAGCCTTGTGGATTTTATGTAACGGCCGGAGAATAGGGGTATTACCCTTACTCTCCGGCCGTTTTAATTTTATAAAGTTTATTACCTGTATTTATGCCTTAATTGTAACGCCGGTCTCATAAACTTTTTCTTCGGCGACAAGTTTTACTTGATAGTTACCGGATAATCCGATCTTGTTGATAAAGGTATCGATATTGCGTGGATCCGCTTTTTGGAAAGTACCTACGCACATCGCTTGGAAGGCCTGAGGTACGGTATTGATGGGATATCTTTTTATCTCACCGGCTTCGTTCACCAGGAGCAATTGGGCCATTTCCCCGGCGTCGAAGATGGCATTAAAGAGAAAACGATCTTCTTCCTCGGTGATGGATGCTTGGAAATGATCCGGTACTAACGCACCCGTCTCTTCAGCTTTAATCTTCATTTTTGTTTCTTCGGTCTTAATTAAGTTGCCAAGGATTTCTCCAGCGCCCAATTCCGCAGTTTCGTTTGCATAGTAGAGCGGTAATTTCTCCGCTCTGTAACAATTGGCAGGCACCTGCAATTCGTACATGAGCACGTCATCTTTAAGCTCACAGGTGATGGAATTGAAGGTATACACATTATCCTTAAACTCCGGTTGCATGGTCTTCATGACCGCCATACCTTCACATGGTTTACCATTTTCATAGCCTATACCACCGGAATGAACCAAGTAATGGCCTTCATTATAATACTCCACATTGCAAATGTAAGGAGAGAAAAATTCGGCGCCCCGTTCTTTCCCATACTGCCATACTTGCTTGATGGTCATCTTTTCAGTATCAATGCGGTATCTGACCCCACGGCTGAAGTTCTTGCTATTAGGCCAATAATTTTCTTTGTTTTTTGCTCTGAAGTGACCGTTGTCAAACAGCATGATGTCCCCGTCAGGTAATACGACGCAAGCGTGTTGTTCATACTGCCAGTCAAAATCTCCGTCTCCAACCGGGGTAAAGAAGTATTTATCCACCATTTCCTTAGGCCAACCTTCCGGGTCACCGATAATCCAATTTAATTCTCCTGTCTCATAATCAATGTTGATCACAGCGTCTTGATGACGACCGGATAAGCTTAAGCTATTGGTCTTTTTATCGTACCAAACGGCGTTGTTGTGGAACCAGTCATGCTCATCTTGACTTCCCGAACCAGCGACGTCCTGAGGCAGGACTTTTTTATAATCCCAGGACTTCAAAACCTCTCCTGTTTTTGCATCCAACAATACGCACATATCTTCTACGGTACCAGAGTAAAAATCAAAAGTGAGAACCAAGATGTTGCCATCCTCCATGGGGAATTGATCATGATGATAGCCACTGGGCAGGACGTATTCTTTAAAGATTTTACCACTAAAGGCCATTTCATAAAGGCCTGTGGTGAAATAGGGCATTTTTACTAAACGTTCTGTTCCTACGAGAATATGACCATTGGGTAAGCGCTTGAGATCAAATGCAAAATTCTTCGTAGCATACCAACGAATATCACCGGCATAGTCGTAGCCTACAGGCATCGATCGCATAGCAGCAGTCAGGAACATCAGATTGTTTCCCATGTATTCAGGGGTAGTCTTAATAGAGGTAGCGACCGGAACATCCGTATGAAGCGGCTCGGTCTGTATTTTGATTGTGTTTTTTTGCCCATTAGCCATGATGAGTTCGATCTTATTTTCATAATCTGCATAGAGACCATATATTGGTAGAATATGCTTCTTACCGGCGGGGAAGGTATGACGGATATCCCCAAGATGTTCCTTGCCGCGCACGACGACTGTCGCTTCAGTAGCTACCGGTGTTTCAAATAGGACCATAGCTGTCAGGGGACAAATTCCATAGGGGTTGATTTTAACAAGGGGGTTATAAAGGGTATAACCCCCTGCTGCAAATTCAGCTAAAAATGCCTTTTCTAGTTTTTCCTGTTGATGAATAATATGGGGAACTTGTTCACTTTTGATAGCATTCATTCAATCAACACTCCTTATATTTTAAATTTATTATTTACTAGCTTAATACCGAATGTTACCGGTTATTAATCGATTTTCTCCAGCGGTCATCCACGTGGTAAAGCCTGGGACACATCAGCCCTTGAAAATTTTGTTTAAAACAGCATCTTCGCCAATGGATAACCAATGAAGATGTAGTATATCAGAGATACAATGCAGATTGGGAAGCCTATACGCATAATCTCACCAGTACTATAGATATCCTTACGCCCATGCATCATTCCGGCATGAGGGGAGGCGGCAGGGGTTAACATCGCTACGAAGACCATCATGGTCACGCCCATGGCAACCGGTAAAGGATTCAGACCCATCTGTCCACAGAAAGCCAGTATTACCGGCATAAGCACCACTGCCATAGCAGCGTTGTTAGCAAAATTGGTAAGGATTAAAGCCACTGTAAACATAATGGCGACAAAGCCCATCTCTGATTGTCCGCCCAAAATAGGATTAAGTACATTCAGCAAGAAACCTGTAACACCGGTAGCCTCATTGGACAAGGCATTAGCACCGTAAACTGCGGCAGCGATCATGAAGTAAATACCCCAATTGAACTGTTTATAGGCAACGTCTCTAAAATTCAAAACTTCTTTGCCTTTATAGCGAATGATGGTGAAAAAGATAACCCAGATTAATGTCACACCTAAGGGTCCTAAAGTTGCTAAAATATTTACCACCGGATTGCTTCTGTCCAGGAAACTCGGAGCCAGCAGCATGATGAGGTACAAAGGTATCATCAGCATCATTAGCTTCTGCGGCCAAACCATCGCCGGCAACGGCTGTTCTTTGGCCAACTGATCAGCATCGACGCCCTTGAGTTTGCTGACATCCGGACGCAGAATATATTTCAAAACGAGAATATAAGTGATCAGAAGCAGCATAGTCATAATAAAGTTAAACGCCATATAAGGCACATAAGGAACCGGTGTCAAATCAGCAGGAACACCAGTCATGGAACCATACGCACTTACAACAATCAATTGTGCACCCATAAAGGGGAAAAAGGGTTGACCCAAAGTCATAACGGCAAACATGCCCACAAAGAAATAGGGCCAGATTTTATCGCTACGTTCTATCTTCAATGAGTCCATGATACGCAAGGTGATTGGCCACATCAGGATCAAACCGGTGATCGGCGTTACCAATGCAGAAATAACGTAGCAGGTAAACCAAACTACAGCCATAAAAGAATAGGGACGCCCATTAATTATCTTCCGCGTTAGCAACCAGCGCGCAATATATTTGGTGCAGCCCGCTTCGTCAATAGCGCCAAACAAGATCATCGAAAACAAAGTCAGCAAAACTACGTCCGCGCCAAAGGCATTGAGGAAAACGGCTTTAAAGCCAAGAGCGCCTTGTCCAGCATAGCCGGATATAGCAATAAGTACCAGGCCAATCAAGCTTGGCCATAAACTGCCGACGGCTGACCACAAATACACCATACCCAGAAAAGCACCAACGACCTTCATCCCCACTGGGGTAATCGGTTCAATCGGAGACATAAACCAAAAAATCGCCATAATAGCAAGACCAACCAAACTATGAAAATAAACCATCTTATCATTAGGAAGTATTCCTTTATCACTAGCAACCGCTTTTTTAGAACCAGCAGCGGGTCCCATATTTTTTCACACTCCTTTAGTACTTAGATTCTTTCTTTCCATTTTCTCCGCTAACAGAACTTTTAAGATAAATGATACTTATAAACCAATTGGTTATATCTATTATAATGTATCAATCTTCTTTAGCATAATACAGATTTTGTGATATCGCTCATGTGAAAAAAAATATATGCACCTAAAGTGCATATATTTTTGTTGATAATTATAGTTCTATTTTGTTTTAACTAATCAGAAAATAGAAGTTTGTCATTTGTTTATCAAGTTCTCCTTAATCAGTTTTTTAACCAGGGCAAGCAATTCCTTCTCGACAAATGATAAGGATTCATAGGGAGTGTATAAGATAAAAATATCCCATTGCTCACTGAACTCCTGTATCGGTATGGCTTTAATCATGCCACTGTTCATATATAGATCATTAAAGGATAAAATCTCAGGAAAAATTGAGAATCCGAAGTCATCGCTGATAAGTCTTTTAAGCAGTTCGATATCTTCGACTATAATTGGTTTATTAAGATGATATCTCAAGGCTTTAGAAACCTGGACATAGTTTTCTTTATAAGAAACCATCTTCAAAGACTTGAGATCAGAGGCGCCGAGCCATTCTCTATCAGCCAGAGGGTTCTTACTGCTTAAAAAAACCAACAGTCTAGTCTGACTTCCGGAAATAATCTCACATTCAATATCTACATCTTTTAACTGCTTGAGTAAATTGTTTTTACCCTCTGGATCGCAGGTTATTATGCCAATGGAATAGGCGCCCTTATCCATGCTCTCCACAATTTCATAATAAGGTGCTTCATGAATATGCAAGCAAATCTTTGGGTGAAGGGAATGAAATTTCATAAGTAGCTCAGGGATTATGGCATTTGCAAAGGCTCCTGGAATAGCCATATGAAAATTTCGGATCAGGATGTTTTTTTCGTCCATGATTCCCTTAATCTTTTCGCTTAAGTTTAAGGTGTATTTTGCCAGCTCCAGGACAGCTTCCCCTTGTTCTAAAAGGACAACGCCTGTGCTGCTGCGTTCAAAGATTTTTAAGCCCAGTTCTTCTTCCAGTCGACTAAGAGATACACTTAAGGAGGGTTGACTAATAAAAAGAGCATTGGCAGCCTTTGACAGTGATCCAAATTCATCAATTTTTACGATTTGCTCAAGCTGTTCGATACGCATAGGAACTTCTCCTTTAATTACAGTTGTCGACAATTGTATCGATAAGTATCTTTTTTAATTGTTTTGCCGAATAAGACAAAGGCTCAGTTTTTGAATAGATAAGGTGCATTTTCATTTTATTTTCATCGGTCACCTTCTCAATGGTACGATAATTCAGCAGCCCTTTTTCAAAAAACAGATCGTTATAAAAAAAGAAACGAGGGAAGACAGCAATTGCCTGATTCTTGGCGATGATTATTTTCATGACTTCACGATTAGAAACAATCAAAAATTCATTCTTAGCGATATCTATCCCACAATTTCGCAATAAATTACGATACCTGCCGCGATAATCCACAATAGTCATTCCTTCAATATCTGTTAAGCTAATGGTCTCTTTAGCTGCTAGAGGATGATGTGTACCAATTATCAAGCATAAATCATCCTGAATTATTTCTTCATAGGCAATGTCCAGTTGATCAAGGAGCTTGCGCATTGTCTCATCATAATTACTGTTCCAAACCGTGACTCCCATTAAACATGCTCCTGCGGCTACCTTGTCAACGATGCTGATGCCTATATCCTCTGTAAGCGCAAGATTAACATTGGGGTATTTTTCATGGAATCGCGCTATGAGAAGGCCACCAAAAGAGTTGAATACTCCCGGGGCGAGAATCAGACTGAAATTTCCGGTTAGATTGGCTTCGCCACTTGACAGAGACTTAAGTACTTCAATACTATTAATTATTTCCCGGGCCATACTAATGACTTCTTTCCCCTGGCAGGTCGGAATCATGCCGATACGATTGCGGCGAAATATTTTGTAGCCAAGCTCGTCTTCAAGGTTTTTCACAGAATGGCTAAGCTGAGGCTGACCCATAAAAAATGTTTTCGCCGCTTCAGAGATAGATTTCTTATTATTAATCTCGATGATATGCTGAAGCTGCTCTATACGCACAGATAATACCCCTCCCTCAATTGTCTTTCATTATCTCTTGTATTCTCTCTCGATCCTTGATTTCCACTTCTTTTTTGTCCCGAGAATCTATTAAAAAGCAGGAGGTCTAATTCATGAGCAGCACTGTCTGACGCAAAGATTTCCTGTGGTGAAAGATCATGGTCAATCCTTTATTGGAAGAGCTCCGGATCATTCAAAAGTTGGCTCGGCAGTTGCTCATTACTGAATTCCTGTATTCCGGCTGCATAAGGCAGGATTTCATACTGTTGAAAATAGACTACGATACCGTTATTGGAAAGATAATAAGGCTGATCAGCAGCAATCTGATCGAAAGGTTCAAACAATGCTTCGGTTAAGTCCCTTTCCTCCAACTGCTGCTTTACTTCATTACTGATCAGAGAGACGTAGTCTGCATCTTCCCGGAACAAATCCTTTAAAGCATACTGCTGCCCCGTTTCCAGATTGATGGTATAGGAGGTCTGTACCGTGCTACCATGGGCTCCGCCTGCATACTGATAATTTTGAAAGACCAGGCTCAAGATATTTTTTTGATTAAATTTGATCTGATAGTTAAAATAAGTTTCACACTGATTGGGTATCCAGTCCTTTACTTCTTTGGCAGCTTCGGTAAGACTCAAGGCATTATTTTTCCCTTCTTGGGCTGCTTTTTCTGCTAGCTCCTTAAAAATTCCGTTGATTTCATCCTGAAGCATTTGTGATTTCATTCCTTCGATCACCGGATACTGAAGGGTAATTTTAAGGGTATCATTTTCCGAAGATTCTTTTACCGTATCAATGGTAATATTATTTTCCTGAATTTTTTTCAATAGCACTGTTCCCTCGGATTGATCCCATTGGGTCTGCATAGAAAAATAATCGGAAAAGAACTCCGCGGCGAAATAAGTTCTTCCCTGAATGATCCTGTATTCATGTGAAAAATAGAAAAGATGATCATCATCCCTGATCAATCGGTTTTTTAAATCCAAGGAAAATGATCTTTGTTGGTTGTCAAGGGAAATTAAATGATTCGAGGACATCCAACCCACTTTATATCCCATGGTCTCACAAATTTCCCGTACCGGGAGGTAGAGAGAACCATCTTCCGCATAAGCACCAAGCTGAAGGATCCGGTTATTCAACTTAATTTCCTGGGTCTTGAAATCAGCAGCCCAGGCTCCTAAAGACCATGTGACCAGCATGAAAGCCATGAGTCCAAATGTAATAATTTTCTTCATCATAAACCATCCTTTCCAGTTTATCTAGAATTAGAAAAGTTCGTATTCGTATAAAAAGCAAGGAAATGAGATTAGCCCCTTTCCTTGCTTTACAGTAAAATTAAATTTAGCGTCGATAGGGGCGTTTTGCCCTGGGTGGCTGGAGGATTTCCGACATAATAATGCCTTGAACTAAGGTCTGGGGTGTCAAAGACAAATCCCTCCGGGAACCCCGAACTTTATCAGATTTGACATTCGGTGCGGTTACCGCAACTTCGTTGACAGGAAGTACCGATTCCGCCGGTGTGGTAGAAAGCATCTCACCTTCTTCCATGTTTTTGATGGGATAAGTCTTCTTATTTTGAAAAACCTCCGGTTCCAAGATAACCGGCTCCGGCTGCTCTTGTTTCGGAGCAGATTTTTCCGTGGGCGGAACCCCGCTCATTTCTCGCAGAAGATCCTGCAGCTCTTTACCAAAATCCTCAAATTTAGGGAAGTTTGATGTAGCAGGGGGCGTGGATTGTCCCTGTCCCCCCTTAGGAGGTGTTTTTTTCTTTCTTCCCACATTAGAAGCAATCCAGAAGAGCACCAATAATAATATGCCGAGAATATCGATCGTAACCTCACCTCACCTTTTACAATCCTCACCTTTTCTCATTGTTCTTACTTCTTAGGGGGGGTGGTGCTTGGTGTGACGTTATCTTTATCAATCTGGGAAATACTTTCCCTCATTTTTGTATCCGCCATCACATTTTGCATATTATAATAATCCATCACACCCAGTCGTCCGTTCCGGAAAGCCTCCGCCAGGGCTTCAGGAACCTCGGCTTCAGCCTCAACCACTTTTGCTCTCATTTCCTGGACGCGAGCCAACATTTCCTGTTCTTTAGCCACAGCCATGGCCCGTCGCTCTTCCGCCTTAGCTTGAGCAATCCTCTTATCTGCTTCCGCCTGATCTGTCTGCAACTCAGCACCAATATTTCGTCCCACATCCACGTCGGCAATATCAATGGAAAGAATTTCAAAGGCTGTGCCGGCATCCAACCCTTTGTTCAGTACTGTATGAGAGATATTATCAGGGTGTT
This window harbors:
- a CDS encoding aryl-sulfate sulfotransferase; its protein translation is MSNYLETEQHLITVQFEAEEKFLAELRSGNYTLENPLVVENPYIINPLAAVICFNTNEETAIEITVKGKAEPGDLTHTFDAAKEHILPIYGLYDDYENTVILKDGRGKTSEVKISIPELNVNKAQYCKTTSEYFGKDIMAISTTTPLIESAKTVGFDYAGDLRWCITNKQSWDIKKISNGRLLVTSYRTIQKPYYTVGIMEIDFSGKIYKEYRMPGGYHHDVIELENGNLLAASDNDFNESVEDFVVEIDRKTGVIVKSWDLMDILPRDGGKAGDWNHHDWFHNNSVWYDKPTNSITMSGRHKDAVINFNYDSGALNWIIGDPEGWGEEWQKYFFKNVTKGDFDWQYEQHAAMILPNGNVFIFDNGTYRSKNEATRVDPQDNFSRGVIYRIDTDKMEIEQVWQYGKERGAEFYSPYICNVDYYGEDHYMVHSGGIATYRGKHTDGLGAMLLNKYKDEHIHLTLESITVEVQNDEVKYELNVQGGNYYRARRLTFYDETINFALGKGEMLGGFGVTPEFGMKIKFKDADAELPEKHNLSLTLEEDRLALRARFREGSDVFLELKGRDGSKFYSIPTVVHDVTAACVSFEEQSDNDFQFYVSNEGFSGEFDIYLNIDNLRYDVNKGVKF
- a CDS encoding LysR family transcriptional regulator gives rise to the protein MRIEQLEQIVKIDEFGSLSKAANALFISQPSLSVSLSRLEEELGLKIFERSSTGVVLLEQGEAVLELAKYTLNLSEKIKGIMDEKNILIRNFHMAIPGAFANAIIPELLMKFHSLHPKICLHIHEAPYYEIVESMDKGAYSIGIITCDPEGKNNLLKQLKDVDIECEIISGSQTRLLVFLSSKNPLADREWLGASDLKSLKMVSYKENYVQVSKALRYHLNKPIIVEDIELLKRLISDDFGFSIFPEILSFNDLYMNSGMIKAIPIQEFSEQWDIFILYTPYESLSFVEKELLALVKKLIKENLINK
- a CDS encoding Crp/Fnr family transcriptional regulator; this translates as MSSQIWDKYLHLGTKILRKSGEYIIAVSDNPAGLYFLNKGKVKGGLLSKDGMLKTISIKAEKTIFGEQFVFHHQPGIYEAIAIEDCELYFFTRERILEVMKEDFEITLFIAKSQSILSRMMAYQIYDMSVSNILRSLARVLYSICCYEKKENPQNKSITINLTHEQIANMLGAHRVTITKNLNRLKNLGILDYKYEKIMIKEPQKLLDIATE
- a CDS encoding LysR family transcriptional regulator, whose translation is MRIEQLQHIIEINNKKSISEAAKTFFMGQPQLSHSVKNLEDELGYKIFRRNRIGMIPTCQGKEVISMAREIINSIEVLKSLSSGEANLTGNFSLILAPGVFNSFGGLLIARFHEKYPNVNLALTEDIGISIVDKVAAGACLMGVTVWNSNYDETMRKLLDQLDIAYEEIIQDDLCLIIGTHHPLAAKETISLTDIEGMTIVDYRGRYRNLLRNCGIDIAKNEFLIVSNREVMKIIIAKNQAIAVFPRFFFYNDLFFEKGLLNYRTIEKVTDENKMKMHLIYSKTEPLSYSAKQLKKILIDTIVDNCN
- a CDS encoding SLC13 family permease, giving the protein MGPAAGSKKAVASDKGILPNDKMVYFHSLVGLAIMAIFWFMSPIEPITPVGMKVVGAFLGMVYLWSAVGSLWPSLIGLVLIAISGYAGQGALGFKAVFLNAFGADVVLLTLFSMILFGAIDEAGCTKYIARWLLTRKIINGRPYSFMAVVWFTCYVISALVTPITGLILMWPITLRIMDSLKIERSDKIWPYFFVGMFAVMTLGQPFFPFMGAQLIVVSAYGSMTGVPADLTPVPYVPYMAFNFIMTMLLLITYILVLKYILRPDVSKLKGVDADQLAKEQPLPAMVWPQKLMMLMIPLYLIMLLAPSFLDRSNPVVNILATLGPLGVTLIWVIFFTIIRYKGKEVLNFRDVAYKQFNWGIYFMIAAAVYGANALSNEATGVTGFLLNVLNPILGGQSEMGFVAIMFTVALILTNFANNAAMAVVLMPVILAFCGQMGLNPLPVAMGVTMMVFVAMLTPAASPHAGMMHGRKDIYSTGEIMRIGFPICIVSLIYYIFIGYPLAKMLF
- a CDS encoding aryl-sulfate sulfotransferase, which encodes MNAIKSEQVPHIIHQQEKLEKAFLAEFAAGGYTLYNPLVKINPYGICPLTAMVLFETPVATEATVVVRGKEHLGDIRHTFPAGKKHILPIYGLYADYENKIELIMANGQKNTIKIQTEPLHTDVPVATSIKTTPEYMGNNLMFLTAAMRSMPVGYDYAGDIRWYATKNFAFDLKRLPNGHILVGTERLVKMPYFTTGLYEMAFSGKIFKEYVLPSGYHHDQFPMEDGNILVLTFDFYSGTVEDMCVLLDAKTGEVLKSWDYKKVLPQDVAGSGSQDEHDWFHNNAVWYDKKTNSLSLSGRHQDAVINIDYETGELNWIIGDPEGWPKEMVDKYFFTPVGDGDFDWQYEQHACVVLPDGDIMLFDNGHFRAKNKENYWPNSKNFSRGVRYRIDTEKMTIKQVWQYGKERGAEFFSPYICNVEYYNEGHYLVHSGGIGYENGKPCEGMAVMKTMQPEFKDNVYTFNSITCELKDDVLMYELQVPANCYRAEKLPLYYANETAELGAGEILGNLIKTEETKMKIKAEETGALVPDHFQASITEEEDRFLFNAIFDAGEMAQLLLVNEAGEIKRYPINTVPQAFQAMCVGTFQKADPRNIDTFINKIGLSGNYQVKLVAEEKVYETGVTIKA
- a CDS encoding PdaC/SigV domain-containing protein, with amino-acid sequence MMKKIITFGLMAFMLVTWSLGAWAADFKTQEIKLNNRILQLGAYAEDGSLYLPVREICETMGYKVGWMSSNHLISLDNQQRSFSLDLKNRLIRDDDHLFYFSHEYRIIQGRTYFAAEFFSDYFSMQTQWDQSEGTVLLKKIQENNITIDTVKESSENDTLKITLQYPVIEGMKSQMLQDEINGIFKELAEKAAQEGKNNALSLTEAAKEVKDWIPNQCETYFNYQIKFNQKNILSLVFQNYQYAGGAHGSTVQTSYTINLETGQQYALKDLFREDADYVSLISNEVKQQLEERDLTEALFEPFDQIAADQPYYLSNNGIVVYFQQYEILPYAAGIQEFSNEQLPSQLLNDPELFQ
- a CDS encoding thioredoxin family protein; translated protein: MSLKQLEVSSFEEIIYNKGEACLVIFSRKSCHVCQEVTDVLEDLVDQYEGKFGFYYVDVEEQKSLFQQFSLKGVPQILFFNEGEYQGKMAGSVEDDQIEEKIAEVLDN